Proteins from a single region of Macaca nemestrina isolate mMacNem1 chromosome 13, mMacNem.hap1, whole genome shotgun sequence:
- the LOC105465237 gene encoding protein TEX261, which yields MWFMYLLSWLSLFIQVAFITLAVAAGLYYLAELIEEYTVATSRIIKYMIWFSTAVLIGLYIFERFPTGMIGVGLFTNLVYFGLLQTFPFIMLTSPNFILSCGLVVVNHYLAFQFFAEEYYPFSEVLAYFTFCLWIIPFAFFVSLSAGENVLPSTMQPGDDVVSNYFTKGKRGKRLGILVVFSFIKEAILPSRQKIY from the exons ATGTGGTTTATGTACCTGCTGAGCTGGCTGTCGCTCTTCATCCAGGTGGCCTTCATCACGCTAGCCGTCG CGGCTGGACTCTATTACCTGGCAGAACTGATAGAAGAATACACAGTGGCCACCAGCAGGATCATAAAATACATGATCTGG TTCTCCACTGCTGTACTGATCGGCCTCTACATCTTTGAGCGCTTCCCCACCGGCATGATTGGAGTGGGCCTATTCACCAACCTCGTCTACTTTGGCCTCCTCCAGACCTTCCCCTTCATCATGCTGACCTCGCCTAACTTCATCCTGTCGTGTG GACTAGTGGTGGTGAATCATTACCTAGCATTTCAGTTTTTTGCAGAAGAATATTATCCCTTCTCAGAG GTCCTGGCCTATTTCACTTTCTGCCTGTGGATAATTCCGTTTGCGTTTTTTGTGTCACTTTCGGCTGGGGAGAATGTCCTGCCCTCTACCATGCAGCCAGGAG ATGATGTCGTCTCCAATTATTTCACCAAAGGCAAGCGGGGCAAACGCTTAGGGATCCTGGTTGTCTTCTCCTTCATCAAAGAGGCCATTCTACCCAGTCGTCAGAAGATATACTGA